actagagagggtacaatttctggggaaattgtagggtgtgcttgcttgcgtcggttgcacaggggtccgtttttgaatttttacaactgatatttctgtatattttatataaaaatgcatagttattatttataaagattacatagatttaaaagcatattttttttgctgctcatttacaactcaaaatacgagtgaagtgtagaatgaaatagatgtcttctcatttcccctgcaagaggcagcctcatagttgaatcaaaacaaatacatttggcagaccggtgtaaaaattgacataatctctatgatttaaacgtctttttaagtttttcccttctcgtgatattttcaggcatttagcctactcatattgcattcattcattaataaagaaccccctttgaagattattctacgacgttaccggcagtagaagatggaatcgcgattcaaacagtaccatctgctaactgaaaatatgcccccaaaaacgtaaataagcttgacatttatttagtggaaaatcgctcattcataaaaagctcactggtagcgatcattgtcagtaacaacgcaaaatgcgatatagccctgtgtggagaagctgccccggtaaattctactactacagtacagtactagactactgctgtgttcgtctggctagcgattgcgttggttgaattggatttaacgttccgttgtacggtttaggctgaaattaattattttcatgaacagattgacaaagtttaggctgtggcaatggagTTCGGGTTAGTAGTcactagtcagatagtttcacctattgaaagacttttgatttaagtaagggtagtgccgaacatgttctgtcgccgtttgacttaaacagctgtggagatgtttttgttagctaatACTAGACTgcgtctcgcgtaggctacagcgttgcagtgagctacactggtttgaaaccacagcacaggtaatgataatttcatccacaaatcgtttacttgtaatctaatgtcataataaatcctacaacgaaaatgtatttgtcaggaatgtttattttaacgattgaaaacagatgcatcatagaccactgtagtatgtgttgcccgggcaacagaggctaatgtcatgctaatgcttcagtgaaatagtagactactgtttccgaaagtagatgtacttccttaataatatcagcttatatacattacacatcacaattgtgtgtcatatcacaaagtaaaatgagcaaatagttatcacccaggcctctttgcttgtggcgtttctgcagctgccttgcagtaaagcagttagcttagctatctccctgaagttaacgagctgctaaactaatgttctgctagaggtagtcacgcgagtttttgtgacgttagtgacgtaagtagcgtcattgactgtggctagcaagttagccacagttagcttcacttttcgccacaaaaacttaagttcagcctaaaccgtgcaacggaacgtaaatcccaatagaagcaacgcaatcgagaccaagacgaacattttgacaccgcagttttctatgtagtccaaatatcgactgatccttaggggtgggaaaataataataataatatatgtgatatatgtgagagaacaaaggttgtgcccttgccgaaggcaaagcacacccaataacataaTGGGTTTATAAGATTTGTTaatcattgtattctgtttttttattttattttacacaacgtcccaacttttctggaattggggttgtgtgacaaggtaaaatcggttttgcaatcaatgacccctttaaaatcTCAAAGAGCCCAAAACAGTTTGAAAGCATGAGAGGTCCCATGACCAATTTTCTGAAACATGGCTCACCTGGGAACTTGAATTCTGGGAAAACTGTGAGATCTCCACCACCATACAGTCGCTGCAGTTTAGTCAACTCCTCTCCCAAGGCTTTTTGATAGTCAGCACCAGCATCAATCAAACCACCAGCAGCCCTGAAAGAAATAAAAGTTTAATTGTTTGCTGTATGGAAGATGGAATTGTAGGATCAGGTAAAAAGGTATCTTACTGGCTCTTGTTGGAGTAGTCACGTATTGAATCAAGGAAGAGTTTCTGAATTGGGTCCAACTGAGCTGCAAGTTGGATACATaattaatgtaaatgtttgcgCAATGAGAGAACATTACAACCATGCATAAGGACATCACTTAAGTATGTCTTGAACCACATGATAAAATTACAATTTGGACAAACACTCATGCACAAAATTGCCCATGGGGTATCCACAGCAAGGCATCTATGAGGGGTAAGATAGGAAAAGACTAGTGAAAGACTGGACAAGAGAATAGCTTCTCAAGTGAAGTTTCATTCTAGGCTATTCCTAGGTGGAGCTCAAAGCATCACTTGGAAAAAACTGAAATGTCCAATACAACTTTGGCATGTAATACTCATCGTATCAGTTAAAGTCAACAGCAAAATGCATGCCAACTTCCAATCTCACAGTCATGTACTTTAATTCCACACACATCAGTCCAAGTATACTCAAATACTCAGACTGCACTGATCACaaagaggggtagggagagttGACATTGTCATACAATAAACACCAAAGAGAGGTACTGGGACCAATTATAGATTACTGACGTCATGCAACTTCCAGAGAAGGTGTAAGAGCCACAGGCTTGAAATGAACGTGTACTCGGTGGCACTGGTGCTCCCAAAAAGTTATGGGGCACTGGCAAAAAATTTGAGCACACCGAAAAAATTCAAATTGTCTTTTCAGCTCATCACATTTTTACCGCGAGTTAGCTCTGTTATATGACAACAGAGCGTAGTGACATTAAGTGATTGACATTAGATAATTTTATTATCCAATTATCTAATTTCTCTTCTGAGCCagaagagaaaaataaagaatTTCACACTGGTGACCCCAAAAGGCTTCCTGCTTTTAGACACTAAAAGGAGGAAGCACAAGGCAGGACAAAAACATAGCAATAACAACCAGTAACCTTAACATTATCTTTCACAGTAGACTAACAAGTCGTTTTGACAATTTACAAAACTTTTAAgactactatatatatatatatatctcattCAGGGATCTGAAAAtagtttattttcatttatatTCAGCAATATGAGAATATGGGGGAATGCATGTAAACAGTAACACATGGCAGGTAAAAGCACCCAACAAAATGAAGGGACAGAGGCAAAATACGACAAACAAAACCATCAGAAGGATTAGTGTCTTGTACCACAGACAAAAACAGCAAACGATGGTAAGCAGAGCAGGCGAAAGCAGAGACCCATCACAAGTGAAGATGCAGTGCAGTTGGATTCAGTGGAGGCATGCACCTTTAGATGGTCAAAGTAGTATAATTATAAATTAGACAATGAAAAATTTATATGGCACCCAAATACAAAGCAGGAAGGGGATGGTTGAGATTGGATGTATGAACTGTGTTCGCATGACTGCTAACATGCACAGGTATTAGGGATGAAGGAGAAATGGCAGCTagataatgtaataaatagGCTAGGGATTAAGTTCATATAGGCCCCAGCACTAAACAGGAAATGGAGCTTTAGGCGTCTGTCAGAGAAATGTATGAGCTAGCTTCTAAACATCCCTTTTAGCTCTTCCCCGCTGCCAGGGCATTAAGGAATAAGAGAATAAGATGCACAAAGAACAAAGTGCTTTTGTGATATCAGGTATAATTGCACATTATATCTATCAAATATTTATATTAGATGGAAATGTGACTGTTGGTAGACTGCTGGTTCcatagagaagaaaaaaaggtttaGGGGAGTGTGGTGTGTACCCTCTGACGCCTCAACCGGTTCAGGTTCCGCCTGGGCTTCTGCCTGCAGCTCCTCTCCAGCAGCTTCAGCCACAACTGAGGCGTGGTCTACAAGCTCCTCTGCGCTTTCCACTGGGGCAGCTTCAGCTATGACTTCAGCTTCAACAGGGGCAGCCTCAGCATCAACCGTTTCTACAGGTGCGGCTTCTGTGGCGGCGGCTTCTGTGGCGGCGGCTTCTGTGGCGGCGGCTTCTGCGGCGGCGGCTTCTGCGGCGGCGGCTTCTGCGGCGGCGGCTTCTGCGGCGGCGGCTTCTGCGGCGGCGGCTTCTGCGGCGGCGGCTTCTGCGGCGGCGGCTTCTGCGGCGGCGGCGGCTTCTGCGGCGGCGGCGGCTTCTGCGGCGGCGGCGGCTTCTGCGGAGGCGGCGGCTTCTGCGGCGGCGGCGGCTTCTGCGGCGGCGGCGGCTTCTGCGGCGGCGGCGGCTTCTGCGGCGGCGGCGGCTTCTGCGGCGGCGGCGGCTTCTGCGGCGGCGGCTTCTGCGGCGGCGGCTTCTGCGGCGGCGGCTTCTGCGGCGGCGGCTTCTGCGGCGGCGGCGGCTTCTGCGGCGGCGGCGGCTTCTGCGGCGGCGGCGGCTTCTGCGGCGGCGGCGGGTTCAAGCACAGCTGCTACAACAGCTGGAGCAGCTTCAGCCGTTGGAGCAGCTTTAGTAGCATGGGCAGCAGTTTCAGCAGAGGCTTCAATAGCAACTGGCGCTTCTTCACCTGCAGGTATAGCAGCTTCAATGCCAAGCTCAACAGCTGGGGCGGTGACTGCAGCTGCTGGAGCGACATCGGCAGCAGCGGGAGCAACAGCTGCTGGGCCAGCTACAGCTTCAACAATAGGAGCAGCTGCTTCAACTACTGGAGCAGACTCGGTTGTGTCAACCGCAACTGCAGGGACTTCAGCCACAGGGGCAGCACTTTCAGCTGCTGAAGCAGCAGCTACACCATCAACAGCTATGGGCTCAGCAGTAACGGCTTCAATGGCAGGCTTAAAAGTGGCAGCAGATTCTGCTGCTGCAGCAACTACTGCTGGGGAAACTTCTTTCTTGGGAAAATCCACAAACGTTCTGTGCTGGACAAGTTTTTCTATATCGAAGTAAGTTTTGGACTCGTTTTTTTCTGGGACGGAGGGGCAAACAGACGAGATGTTAATTTCTATAAATTTGCCATGCGGCTCAGACCACAATACACCTCACCTTTGACATACAGCCCCCCCCATGTTAAGACACTTACCTAGCAGCATGTGCACCATAAGGCTACTTCCAACGAATTTTGGAGGATGTCTCAATACACAACACATAAGGTGACtagaaaatattttatttttataagaTTATAAGTAAATGGGGCACAATGTTTATAATTTCTAAGATCATTTCTAAATGTATGAGGAGGGACAGTGTACACATTAACCATTTATACATTACAAGCATGGTTTTATTAAATGATTGTACAATCTTTAGTTTGTAAACATAAGCATTTCAGAGAAAATGAACAGAAATATTAAAAGTCAACTAAGTGAATAAGCTACACCTGACATCTGTGGAGGACAACGTCACATTACAACATAGTTGATGAGAATCAAATGTTGTACAAGCACATCTGTGGTACAAATGGAAGCTGTGTTTCCAAAATCCAGGAGTCTTGCATTAACTATGCTAAATTAGGATTTTATAAGAGTGGAAAATTAAACATTTTGCTTCATGGACCAAAAGTTATTATagaacctttttttttatatatatatatatatgaatgtttGTCTTGAGAATTGAATGCATTTTTGTGGAAAACCTTTTGTGTGGCTTTGTTTTAACAATATTGTAAAATATGGAAAGTCAAATGGAATATGAACTGGAATGGTATATTCAAATCAAATAGCTTTGTAAAAATAAATGATAAAAAGGCATAATTAACCTTACGCATTAACTTCTTTAAATAGTCACCATAAGACCCAATTTACAGGAACATCGAACCTCAGTCTTGATTGcagcaatatttttttttacatttttttacTTTACATTCACGGGAGAAAGGGAGTAGGTAATAAAACGAAATGCTAAGGCAGATATAGCCTACTTGTCGAAAAGTGCTTGTACCCCAATATTCATTAGCTGGTGTTACTGAAAGTGTTTTTTGTTTCTCAAATGCTAGCCTTGTGACAATTAATTATGTGGTAGGAAGTTCAGAAACTTACTTGAGCTCTTCTTGGATGGCTTCTTGGGACCACCAGATTTCGTGCAGAGAAGCGCTGCTGCAGGAGCTCTTCTCTGAGTGCTCCAGCTTTCAGCATGCAGACACTTACATTTTGACAAAACATAGCCGTTCAAATTAGACTGAAAATCACTTGGTTTGTGACGTGTCAAAGGACTAGGCCTTGGTATGAGTGTGGGCCCCACATTAAGAAAAGTGCTAGCAAGACTGACGACGTTAGATGGCATGTTGTGTACAGCATGCGTGACAGATAAGTATACTAATTATTGTCTTCCGTACAGTTGGTCTAGATTTTTACCTTTAAAACACGCCGTTCCAATAATTTCAAGGTATGACATTTGGGTATGCCTGCTAAAGCTAACAGCTAATGGCTAGATAACTAGAAAGCCAAGTTGCTATTGTGTtataagaaaaaagaaaagtatCACTTAAAAAATGACATTTGCAGAACACGACTAACCCAACAAATATATTGGGGCTATTCCTTTGAAACTATAGCTAGATTTGTCGGGTGACATTTCATTACCTTGAGAGGGCAAAGTCGTCCTATCCTGAGCAAGGAAGCCGCCATCTTTGAGCTTTTAAAATTATTCCTGTTGAAACTGCAATGGGTTTTTGCTCACAATCTGCATGCACATAATATATTTTAGGCATTAAGCAGTCAAGTCTAAAAAGTCTGCGATGAATTGCAATAACGGGACAGTTGCAATACATTTTTGCAAGGTCCACAATGGTATATTgcatgccatttttacaacattAGGCTACAGCAAGTTATTATTTAAACATTGGCACAAGAAGCGTAAATTCAATCGACCATTTACTCAGTTTTACAATGCAATTCCCTGCACACAGAGCTCAGGGTCAGATTGACATTGTCATAAATTACGCCATGGAAGTTTTACCAGTTGTCAGTGAAGTTCAGATGCTCCAGGAGTTTAAGTGGCAGGTTCCTCAAAAGATCTGTTGATTGTAAATAATATGCTCTTTAGGTTGAAAAGGACAATACTGCAGTAATTCGTTTGATGTGCAAGGAGGACCTGCTTCTGCACTAGTGATCCGAGTTCCTGAACAATGAACACTTTTATGTAACTGCACTACAGCACTACTGTCACGCCCCCTCGCCCGTGGTGGGACACACTATAGCCCGCctacggagagcctgtccactccctattaaagggctgccaactctcacgcattggccgtgagacacacgcatttcaaccatttcacacTACCCATCGTGATGGGGGAAACGAAGCTTTCCGAAGCAACGAGCTATTTGACACAATTGTGTCGAAAAAGTATCGCTTTTTCGAAGCGTTCGATACATCTTCTCCATAGGGACATCTGCTGGTCGAATTATGGTATGGCGACTGTATCGAGCGATGGAAGAAATCAAGTGACGTCAAGTCCTCGAGACGTCAGTCTCACAATCGTCATTGACAACttgataaataaaggttatgTGACAAATGTGTCGATTTGTTAGTGTCAAAAATATGTTAGCATATATCTTGTTGTATTATAAACAACGTAACGTCTATGCTATTTtacattcataatatttttgttCCGGTTCTTATAGCTATATTCTCAGATATAATTAGGTACCGTATGGCCTCGTGGTAAGAGCTCTGCCTTATAGACTGATCTCGCGGGTTCGAGTCTCGGGGACCTCGTTTTAGAGAAAgtatatgctaaatgaataacttATTGTTTGATAATTGTTATAAGCCTATGCCTGTAACGGCGGGAACCTGACCCCTGCCACCGCTCAGGGACTCTCAAAGGCCAGTGAAGGGTGCGCAGAGCAAGGAGTGCAAACAAGGACACAAACAAATGGTACCAATGGAATATTAAGGCTTTATTTTTGCCACCACGGTATAGTAAATAATAACGGCAATGGGGAAAATAATAAACAGGGACAaggggagggctggacaggaCCAAAGAAAAGAAATCAACATAAAGTTCCCAAAGCTAAACACAAAGCAACTGACACACGAATGAGGTGTCCTAACCAAAAATACAGCAGTGGTCTGCCCAGGTCTAGCTGGTGTATATAGACAGTAAGTAATTCCTACGGGTGACGTATACCCCGGGGCAGCTCCAAACTACTCCCCAGCCCCTGAACAAAAGAACAAGAAAACGTTCTGGACAACACAACAggacaaagaaaaacaagccAAAAGGACAATGGTCAGCACAGAGGGGAATCCAAACAACTAAACACAAAAGTAGGCCTTACCCACACACAATACAGCCAGCGActtattcccccccccaaacaaacagAGTGGCACAATATATACAGGTGGAGGGTTGGTTGATGACAGGAACCAGGTGAACCGGAttatggagaggaggagtcatGCGTGGGTGTTGATGATTTGATTCGCGCCACCTATGGGGAACAGACAGCacagcagggaacacacacaaatgcaacacAGAACATCAGACTGGGGGTCGTAACAATAATGTAGACCAGGGGTCTCAAACTCAACTTACCTGGGGACCGCTGGAGGTAGACTGGGTGAGGCTGGGCCGCATCCAGTATTTCACAAAAAAAGGGTTTCAAGTATTCAAAAAAAAGTACAAATGATCCAATCTTTAGTTCAATTACAGTTCAGAAACATGAACGGTTCTTCAGAACATGGCTTCTCTTGCCTACTCCTTGCTTCCAGAGACCTGGCAGCGCTTCCTCTCACACAGTTGCGCCACATTTGGCTTGAGGGAGGAAGCCGTTGAGACCCTCAGTATGGCTTGAAGATGCTCATCAGTAAGTTTGGACCTGTACTTTAACTTATTAAAGTTCATGGTGGAGAAGAGCCTTTCACACAGATATGTGCTCCCAAAAAGGCACATGGTCCGCTTGAACATCCTGGAAAACTAAGGGAAAGTGGGGGGCAATTCTCTAAAAAATTGTCCAAGCTTGTCTGCTTTTCCACTCACCTCCCTGAACTTGGCTTTGAGTTCAGAATTGCACTGCAGGTCAATGAGCTCCATTTGAAGCACAGGAGAAGCATCTTGCACATCGAAGGAGAAGGGGTACGCAAAAATTTGAAAAGTGGCTCTGTGTGTCTTGAAGTCTGCAAACCTGTGATCAAATTCCTCCTG
The DNA window shown above is from Osmerus eperlanus chromosome 3, fOsmEpe2.1, whole genome shotgun sequence and carries:
- the si:ch211-140m22.7 gene encoding uncharacterized abhydrolase domain-containing protein DDB_G0269086, whose amino-acid sequence is MAASLLRIGRLCPLKCLHAESWSTQRRAPAAALLCTKSGGPKKPSKKSSKKNESKTYFDIEKLVQHRTFVDFPKKEVSPAVVAAAAESAATFKPAIEAVTAEPIAVDGVAAASAAESAAPVAEVPAVAVDTTESAPVVEAAAPIVEAVAGPAAVAPAAADVAPAAAVTAPAVELGIEAAIPAGEEAPVAIEASAETAAHATKAAPTAEAAPAVVAAVLEPAAAAEAAAAAEAAAAAEAAAAAEAAAAEAAAAEAAAAEAAAAEAAAAAEAAAAAEAAAAAEAAAAAEAAAAAEAAASAEAAAAAEAAAAAEAAAAAEAAAAEAAAAEAAAAEAAAAEAAAAEAAAAEAAAAEAAATEAAATEAAATEAAPVETVDAEAAPVEAEVIAEAAPVESAEELVDHASVVAEAAGEELQAEAQAEPEPVEASEAQLDPIQKLFLDSIRDYSNKSQAAGGLIDAGADYQKALGEELTKLQRLYGGGDLTVFPEFKFPEPKLDEVSSK